A genomic segment from Lignipirellula cremea encodes:
- a CDS encoding FHA domain-containing protein: MSALIHVESTAADPVDFWIEDAVMRIGSSHACNLTIASADLDEQALTLRFKDGLYSVINRNRAVVRLGEAHLEPHATAPWQPGASLCVGSVTLTLLVEGDPSPSPRPSDKAVIEMYQRRAKEERVRLKEAAEEEQREHPVAGGDESAPQVAPRMQLLLGVGMMAAAAALLVGVVLVLLMPDGGAERLSWNHPKNLGTFLLQYSNQLPRDLASELQAANQAIELDNRDLARHRLDRLSLTLSRLDHDAPLEIVVGEKRVGYAVDLWRYINYFQTKYAAKR; this comes from the coding sequence ATGTCAGCATTAATTCATGTGGAGTCGACGGCCGCTGACCCGGTGGATTTTTGGATTGAAGACGCCGTCATGCGGATCGGCTCCAGTCATGCCTGTAATCTGACCATCGCTTCCGCCGACCTGGATGAGCAGGCGCTGACCCTGCGATTCAAAGATGGCCTGTACTCGGTTATCAACCGGAACCGGGCGGTTGTCCGGCTGGGCGAAGCGCACCTGGAGCCGCATGCAACGGCCCCCTGGCAGCCGGGGGCGTCGCTGTGTGTCGGGTCGGTGACCCTGACGCTGCTGGTCGAAGGCGACCCGTCGCCGTCGCCGCGTCCTTCCGACAAGGCCGTGATCGAAATGTATCAGCGGCGGGCGAAGGAGGAACGGGTTCGCCTGAAAGAAGCCGCAGAAGAGGAACAGCGGGAACACCCCGTCGCGGGCGGAGACGAGTCCGCCCCGCAAGTCGCGCCGCGGATGCAGCTGCTGCTGGGAGTCGGCATGATGGCGGCGGCAGCGGCGCTGCTGGTCGGCGTGGTGCTGGTGTTGCTGATGCCTGACGGCGGCGCGGAACGGCTTTCCTGGAACCATCCGAAGAATCTCGGCACGTTTTTGCTGCAGTACTCCAATCAGCTGCCGCGCGACCTGGCGAGCGAACTGCAGGCGGCCAACCAGGCGATCGAGCTGGATAACCGCGACCTTGCCCGTCATCGCTTGGATCGTCTGTCGCTGACACTTTCGCGGCTGGACCACGATGCCCCGCTGGAGATCGTCGTCGGCGAAAAAAGAGTGGGCTACGCCGTCGACCTGTGGCGGTACATCAACTACTTCCAGACAAAGTACGCCGCCAAACGGTAG
- a CDS encoding CpaF family protein, producing MERKDLYQETLKFFLGPVESLLNDPDVSEVMINGHETIFFEKAGRIEKADLRFPNPAFLTAAATNIAEYVNREVGPQDHSMDARLPDGSRVHVIVPPASRQGVCITIRKFRKASFDLSALVQWNTLTEEASDFLRLAVLCHKNTIISGGTGSGKTSLLNALSACMPDHERIIVIEDSSELQLSQPHTLYLEAQPGGEGFEKVTIRDLFVDSLRMRPDRIVVGEVRRGEALDLIQSMISGHDGALTTVHATTPRDAAIRLETLSMMSDISLPVHVARMQVASAIQLVVQIARFSDGSRHVTAIAECEGVDAQNNYLFRDLFRFQGEGRSAEGKILGELRWTGQCPTFSQQIFDMGLDAEIGSRLYLFQPAEPSSLPPASPDLPT from the coding sequence GTGGAACGTAAAGATCTCTATCAGGAGACGCTCAAGTTTTTTCTGGGGCCGGTCGAATCGTTGCTGAACGACCCTGACGTTTCCGAAGTGATGATCAACGGCCATGAGACGATCTTCTTTGAAAAGGCAGGCCGTATTGAGAAGGCCGATTTGCGTTTTCCCAATCCAGCGTTCCTGACCGCCGCGGCCACCAATATCGCGGAGTACGTCAATCGCGAGGTCGGCCCGCAAGACCACAGCATGGACGCCCGCCTGCCCGATGGCTCCCGCGTGCATGTGATTGTGCCGCCTGCCAGCCGGCAGGGCGTCTGCATCACCATTCGCAAGTTCCGCAAGGCCTCGTTCGATCTGTCCGCCCTGGTGCAGTGGAATACGCTCACCGAAGAGGCGTCCGATTTCCTGCGGCTGGCCGTGCTGTGCCACAAAAACACGATCATTTCCGGCGGCACCGGATCCGGCAAAACGTCGCTGCTGAACGCGCTGTCGGCCTGCATGCCCGACCATGAGCGGATCATCGTGATCGAAGACAGCAGCGAGCTGCAGCTCTCACAGCCGCATACCCTGTATCTGGAAGCCCAGCCCGGCGGCGAAGGCTTTGAGAAGGTCACCATCCGCGACCTGTTTGTCGACTCGCTCCGCATGCGGCCCGATCGGATTGTGGTCGGCGAAGTCCGTCGCGGCGAGGCGCTTGACCTGATCCAGTCGATGATCTCGGGCCATGACGGCGCCCTGACCACCGTGCACGCCACGACCCCGCGGGACGCCGCCATTCGCCTGGAAACGCTCAGCATGATGAGCGATATCAGCTTGCCGGTGCATGTCGCCCGGATGCAGGTGGCGTCCGCCATCCAGCTGGTCGTGCAGATCGCTCGCTTCAGCGACGGCTCCCGCCATGTCACCGCCATCGCCGAGTGCGAAGGGGTCGACGCGCAGAATAACTACCTGTTCCGCGACCTGTTCCGCTTCCAGGGAGAAGGCCGCAGCGCCGAGGGAAAAATCCTGGGCGAACTGCGCTGGACCGGCCAATGCCCCACGTTCTCGCAGCAGATCTTCGACATGGGACTCGACGCCGAGATCGGTTCGCGGTTGTATCTGTTTCAGCCCGCCGAACCCAGCTCGCTTCCGCCCGCTTCGCCCGACCTGCCCACATAA
- a CDS encoding protein kinase domain-containing protein: MPNEIETMETLAQGRHRVVYSGQDWTMNRSVSIITLREEYQNHPQLQNQLIEEARFLGNLPYDGFLNVFELDLAQHRVITDYMPGSVARLIQEGPILSDRVRSLLRQTLHALHWLHTHPRYLYGEIRPSKLLYNTRGQIKLGLFGGLSLDAIDTAQVPEDPKYTAPESVDKKFGPIGPQLDLYCLGFTALEALVGPGFDRQFSIVADNDRLASTGWLRWHVSSAACKSVQQFIPQAPADLVRVIDAMVTKQVSGRPRDAHAALSMLAPGPAISLITGEATMQNGSQEPPAPLLASNEPAHVLTGKPPSDKVSPGKPLTGPEHDTHVDLDLPPVQPARPMPPIASDPIPAPKPSVKPPVPPTSNPFAVPADKHASPQPDRPPRRSSPLLWIAGLAVAAMLLLAGGLAGAFGLGLLQLGPPSRPMQTVAFTYNPPTPAVEVYEDGKRLKADAAGAYVLQQGSHKLTFQAGEQKVGHQVEVTSSSREITIQLPTPPVVQTLVQPDPVVEPQPIPPADGHMYGVIKPVDAQVELLSGKAEIPPPVDGKLQIPFAGSERGKTFRVAIRHPHYETLEADWIAGDNATPDEPHQFALRPYLQVEPATAQVQVRGEALTADEKGRYLLPDAGVSYPLAIAAKGYQPWEVNACDDGVLAGSDFLVKLQTDQDYYFEQGKAALQQGNGELALQQFARVIAIVPQYPAIDYFQGAARFLTAQTTAQWEAVISDHTRYLSLPDPSEHRADALYQRGQAWVQLNQIDRALADLEAAYEIRPRLAMRALLDDLNLQREAQRALAAAAAAAAAERDAVKDFDGKKQLAANAPVSVPPPPRRELSLQDISLFQMKPQWKEQHLTLIANLPDEPPGPLHLMDWRRNEEAADKVAIRIQKNQVEFEADSVDLAAALLPGTRTLLFGPTPQDAAFQLDLPPLKIVAVDKGEGGRPGEVPVLILLEGLLPGFQLLAKGDASDPADAGEPRFSVPVEDVPPRGFTAPVEKERERHRITLFLPPPKNPQAVVNYTFAILNLDGSRSRVLRVTRRGDKLDDTITESKPAAIRPPFDVAAWQKLLDAQDAADAARPRPKPRGLDAKIEGKEPGQPAPQERQSSTPRQPT, encoded by the coding sequence ATGCCCAACGAGATTGAAACGATGGAAACGCTCGCCCAGGGGCGCCACCGGGTCGTCTATTCCGGGCAAGACTGGACCATGAATCGCAGCGTCTCTATCATCACGCTCCGCGAAGAGTACCAGAACCACCCGCAGCTCCAGAACCAGCTGATCGAAGAGGCCCGTTTTCTCGGCAACCTGCCGTACGACGGTTTCTTGAATGTGTTCGAACTCGACCTGGCCCAGCACCGGGTGATCACCGATTACATGCCAGGCAGCGTGGCCCGACTGATCCAGGAGGGGCCGATCCTGTCGGACCGGGTCCGCTCGCTGTTGCGGCAAACGCTGCACGCCTTGCACTGGCTGCACACGCATCCACGGTATCTGTACGGCGAGATTCGCCCCTCGAAGCTGCTCTACAATACCCGCGGCCAGATCAAACTGGGCCTGTTCGGCGGCCTGTCGCTCGATGCGATCGACACGGCGCAAGTTCCCGAAGATCCCAAATACACGGCCCCCGAATCGGTCGATAAAAAGTTCGGCCCGATCGGCCCGCAACTTGACCTGTACTGCCTGGGCTTTACCGCCTTGGAAGCACTGGTCGGTCCTGGCTTTGATCGTCAGTTTTCGATTGTCGCCGACAACGACCGGCTGGCCAGCACCGGCTGGCTGCGCTGGCACGTTTCCTCGGCGGCGTGCAAGTCGGTGCAGCAGTTCATCCCCCAGGCGCCGGCCGACCTGGTCCGTGTGATCGATGCGATGGTGACCAAGCAGGTTTCCGGCCGTCCTCGCGACGCCCACGCAGCCCTGTCGATGCTCGCCCCCGGCCCGGCGATTTCCCTCATCACGGGCGAAGCGACCATGCAGAACGGCAGCCAGGAGCCGCCCGCCCCCCTACTCGCCTCGAACGAACCCGCACATGTCCTGACGGGCAAACCGCCATCCGACAAGGTCTCCCCGGGCAAGCCCCTGACGGGCCCGGAACACGATACCCATGTCGATCTGGATCTGCCGCCGGTCCAGCCGGCCAGGCCGATGCCGCCGATCGCCAGCGATCCCATCCCGGCGCCAAAACCTTCGGTAAAGCCGCCCGTCCCGCCGACATCGAACCCCTTCGCGGTTCCCGCCGACAAGCATGCCTCGCCGCAGCCCGATCGGCCGCCGCGCCGCTCCTCGCCGCTGCTGTGGATCGCCGGCCTGGCGGTGGCGGCCATGTTGTTACTGGCGGGCGGCCTGGCCGGAGCGTTCGGGCTGGGACTGCTGCAGCTGGGCCCCCCGTCCCGGCCGATGCAGACGGTCGCGTTCACGTACAATCCGCCAACGCCAGCCGTGGAAGTTTACGAAGACGGCAAGCGGCTCAAGGCCGACGCCGCTGGGGCGTACGTCCTGCAGCAGGGCTCCCACAAGTTGACCTTCCAGGCCGGCGAGCAGAAGGTGGGGCATCAGGTCGAAGTGACCTCCAGCAGTCGTGAGATTACGATCCAGTTGCCGACGCCGCCGGTCGTCCAGACTCTGGTGCAACCGGATCCGGTCGTGGAACCGCAGCCCATTCCCCCCGCCGACGGTCACATGTACGGCGTGATCAAGCCAGTCGACGCCCAGGTGGAGCTGCTATCCGGCAAGGCGGAAATCCCCCCTCCGGTCGATGGCAAGCTGCAGATCCCGTTCGCCGGATCGGAACGGGGCAAAACGTTCCGCGTGGCGATCCGACATCCGCACTACGAAACGCTCGAGGCCGACTGGATCGCAGGCGACAACGCCACGCCCGATGAGCCTCACCAGTTCGCCCTGCGGCCGTATCTGCAGGTGGAGCCGGCGACCGCACAGGTGCAGGTGCGGGGAGAGGCTTTGACGGCCGACGAAAAGGGTCGCTATCTGCTGCCCGACGCCGGTGTTTCCTATCCGCTGGCGATCGCGGCCAAGGGCTACCAGCCCTGGGAAGTGAACGCCTGTGATGACGGCGTGCTGGCGGGAAGCGATTTCCTGGTGAAGCTGCAGACGGACCAGGACTACTACTTTGAACAGGGGAAAGCGGCCCTGCAGCAAGGGAACGGTGAACTAGCGCTGCAGCAGTTCGCCAGGGTGATCGCCATTGTCCCACAGTACCCGGCGATCGACTACTTCCAGGGAGCGGCCCGGTTTCTCACTGCGCAAACCACCGCCCAGTGGGAAGCGGTGATCAGCGACCACACGCGATACCTGTCACTGCCGGATCCCAGCGAACACCGCGCCGACGCGCTCTACCAGCGCGGCCAGGCATGGGTTCAGCTTAACCAGATCGACCGGGCACTGGCGGATCTGGAAGCGGCCTATGAAATCCGGCCGCGGCTGGCGATGCGGGCGCTGCTCGACGATCTGAATCTGCAGCGGGAAGCCCAGCGGGCCCTGGCGGCAGCCGCTGCCGCTGCCGCCGCGGAACGGGACGCCGTGAAGGATTTCGACGGGAAGAAGCAGCTGGCCGCCAATGCGCCCGTCAGCGTTCCGCCGCCGCCTCGCCGGGAGCTCTCGCTGCAGGACATCAGCCTGTTCCAGATGAAGCCCCAGTGGAAAGAGCAGCACCTGACCCTGATTGCCAACCTGCCGGACGAACCACCGGGCCCGCTGCATTTAATGGACTGGCGCCGCAACGAGGAAGCCGCCGACAAGGTCGCCATCCGCATCCAGAAAAACCAGGTCGAGTTTGAAGCCGACAGCGTCGATCTGGCCGCCGCCCTGCTGCCTGGCACGCGCACCCTGCTGTTTGGTCCCACGCCGCAAGACGCCGCCTTCCAGCTGGACCTGCCGCCGCTGAAAATCGTCGCCGTCGACAAAGGCGAAGGCGGCCGCCCGGGGGAAGTCCCCGTGCTGATCCTCCTGGAAGGTCTCCTGCCCGGATTCCAGCTGCTCGCCAAAGGCGACGCCAGTGATCCGGCCGACGCCGGCGAACCCCGGTTCTCGGTCCCCGTCGAAGACGTGCCGCCCCGCGGGTTCACCGCCCCTGTCGAAAAGGAGCGGGAACGGCACCGCATCACCCTTTTTCTGCCGCCGCCCAAAAATCCCCAGGCCGTCGTCAATTATACCTTTGCGATCCTCAACCTCGACGGCTCCCGCAGCCGCGTGCTGCGGGTGACCCGGCGGGGCGACAAATTAGATGATACGATTACCGAATCCAAACCAGCCGCGATCCGGCCGCCGTTTGATGTGGCCGCCTGGCAGAAACTGCTCGACGCACAGGACGCCGCCGACGCGGCGCGACCCAGGCCCAAACCCCGCGGACTGGACGCCAAAATCGAAGGGAAGGAACCCGGACAGCCCGCCCCGCAGGAACGGCAATCGTCGACCCCGCGCCAACCCACTTGA
- a CDS encoding secondary thiamine-phosphate synthase enzyme YjbQ — protein sequence MKTLTQEIWIETPERRAIVSLHRQVEQLVVDSGVTDGLVLVNAMHITASVFINDNEEGLHADYERWLEELVPFNPGGDPATGGYLHNRTGEDNADAHHKRQIMGREVVVANTAGKLHLGPWEHIFYYEFDGRRRKRVLVKIIGA from the coding sequence ATGAAAACACTCACGCAAGAAATCTGGATCGAAACGCCCGAACGCAGGGCGATCGTCTCGCTGCACCGCCAGGTGGAACAGCTCGTCGTTGACAGCGGAGTCACCGACGGACTGGTGCTGGTCAACGCCATGCACATCACCGCCAGCGTGTTCATCAACGATAACGAAGAAGGCCTGCACGCCGACTACGAACGCTGGCTCGAAGAGCTGGTCCCCTTTAACCCAGGCGGCGATCCGGCGACGGGCGGCTATCTGCACAACCGCACCGGCGAGGACAACGCCGACGCCCATCACAAACGCCAGATCATGGGCCGCGAGGTGGTCGTCGCCAACACCGCCGGCAAGCTTCACCTGGGCCCCTGGGAACATATCTTCTATTACGAGTTCGACGGCCGGCGCCGGAAGCGGGTGCTGGTCAAGATTATCGGAGCGTAA
- a CDS encoding sensor histidine kinase, translated as MSSNPTPSLEQQVRILQEQLAQAQKMSALGELLSTTTHEFNNVLTTIINYAKMGMRHKDDATRDKALAKILGAGERAAKITHSVLGMARNRSNRMEPTDLAVIIEESLVLLEREMSKYRISLEKYFDNVPPALANGNQIQQVLLNLLINARQAMENGGRVIIKVSHDQESDTVDLEVRDTGPGIPPDKLRRIFEPFYSTKSGPDETGKGGSGVGLSSCRDIIEAHKGRIRVESSVGVGTSFTIKLPVAKAAAPVVAVTGAVIENQQSTT; from the coding sequence ATGAGCAGTAATCCCACCCCCTCCCTGGAGCAGCAGGTCCGTATTCTTCAGGAGCAGCTGGCCCAGGCCCAGAAAATGTCGGCCCTGGGCGAGTTGTTGAGCACCACCACGCACGAATTCAACAACGTGCTGACCACGATCATCAACTACGCCAAGATGGGCATGCGCCACAAAGACGACGCCACCCGCGACAAGGCCCTGGCCAAGATCCTGGGCGCCGGCGAACGTGCGGCCAAGATTACCCATTCGGTGCTGGGGATGGCCCGCAACCGGAGCAACCGGATGGAGCCGACGGACCTGGCGGTGATCATCGAGGAAAGCCTGGTGCTGCTGGAACGGGAGATGAGCAAGTACCGCATCTCTCTGGAGAAGTACTTTGATAACGTCCCCCCTGCCCTGGCCAACGGCAACCAGATCCAGCAGGTGCTGCTGAACCTGTTGATCAACGCCCGCCAGGCGATGGAAAACGGCGGCCGGGTGATCATCAAAGTCAGCCATGATCAGGAGTCGGATACGGTCGACCTGGAAGTCCGCGACACGGGCCCGGGTATTCCGCCGGACAAGCTGCGTCGTATTTTTGAGCCGTTCTATTCGACCAAAAGCGGCCCCGACGAAACAGGCAAAGGCGGCTCCGGCGTGGGGCTTTCCAGCTGTCGGGATATTATCGAAGCCCACAAAGGCCGGATCAGGGTGGAAAGCTCGGTCGGGGTCGGCACTTCGTTCACGATCAAGCTGCCGGTCGCCAAGGCGGCCGCTCCGGTAGTCGCCGTGACGGGCGCGGTGATCGAGAACCAGCAGTCGACGACCTGA
- a CDS encoding GIY-YIG nuclease family protein, producing MTIAADSSSSNPPSPDPPGDDPPASPWFVYMLRCDDDSLYTGVTTDLERRCGQHNKGSASRYTRSRLPVVLVYQEEQADRSAALKRELRIKALTRRQKESLIRPAE from the coding sequence TTGACGATCGCCGCCGATTCTTCGTCTTCCAATCCTCCGTCGCCCGATCCCCCGGGCGACGACCCGCCGGCCAGCCCCTGGTTTGTGTACATGCTGCGCTGCGACGATGATTCTCTGTACACGGGCGTCACTACCGACCTGGAGCGTCGCTGCGGGCAGCACAACAAGGGCTCTGCGTCGCGATACACCCGCAGCCGACTGCCGGTGGTGCTGGTCTACCAGGAAGAGCAGGCCGACCGCAGCGCGGCGCTAAAGCGGGAACTGCGCATCAAAGCGCTCACCCGGCGCCAGAAAGAATCGCTCATCCGGCCTGCTGAGTAA
- a CDS encoding ISAs1 family transposase translates to MMTEIQFDNVDSILTSFGELTDPRSHINRLHLFGDLLVISIMAVIAGADGPQAIGIWAEHHQTWLKKHLVLPHGVPSHDTLGRLLGALKPAAFQKCFEAWIRSIAPLDKETDLNQIAIDGKVLRRSHDRKRKLGPLWLVSAWSVDRSLSLGQLATDEKSNEITAIPELLESIEVQGAVVTIDAAGCQREIARKIIDGHGDYLLALKRNQGKLYEAVTDYILLHMENDFADIRARRFTETLHGHGRVDEITYYQMPVPKDLVNREKWPGLKTIGVAIRQSESGSKTSSDARFYIGSIALGVKKFARYVRGHWAIENTLHWCLDVTFREDENRVRERTTADNLAWLKRFALSMLKQQDDKYSIAMRRRVAGWDLDYLAKILGIPVL, encoded by the coding sequence ATGATGACAGAAATTCAGTTCGATAATGTCGACTCGATCCTGACAAGTTTCGGCGAACTCACCGACCCCCGTTCGCATATCAACAGGCTCCATCTCTTCGGCGATCTGCTGGTCATTTCTATCATGGCAGTCATCGCCGGAGCCGATGGACCGCAGGCGATCGGAATCTGGGCGGAGCACCATCAAACCTGGTTGAAAAAACACCTGGTGTTGCCCCATGGCGTCCCCTCGCACGACACGCTCGGACGCTTGCTGGGCGCGCTCAAACCGGCTGCCTTTCAGAAGTGTTTTGAAGCCTGGATTCGGTCGATCGCGCCGCTGGATAAAGAGACCGACTTGAATCAAATTGCGATCGACGGAAAGGTTCTCAGGCGAAGCCATGATCGTAAGCGCAAACTCGGACCGCTGTGGCTGGTCAGCGCCTGGTCGGTCGACCGTTCGCTCAGTCTGGGACAGCTGGCGACGGACGAAAAATCGAACGAAATCACGGCGATTCCCGAGCTTTTGGAGAGTATCGAGGTCCAGGGAGCCGTGGTCACCATCGACGCCGCCGGGTGTCAACGCGAGATCGCCAGGAAGATCATCGACGGCCACGGCGACTACCTTCTGGCGCTCAAGAGGAATCAAGGAAAACTTTACGAAGCGGTGACAGACTACATCCTCCTGCACATGGAAAACGACTTCGCAGATATCCGGGCAAGACGCTTCACGGAAACGCTCCACGGCCACGGACGCGTCGACGAAATCACCTACTATCAGATGCCTGTTCCGAAGGATCTGGTGAACCGGGAAAAGTGGCCGGGATTGAAAACGATTGGCGTCGCGATTCGGCAAAGCGAGAGCGGTTCGAAGACTTCGAGTGATGCTCGCTTCTACATCGGCTCGATCGCCCTGGGGGTCAAGAAATTCGCCCGTTATGTGCGTGGCCATTGGGCGATCGAGAATACGCTTCACTGGTGCTTGGATGTGACGTTTCGTGAGGACGAAAATCGGGTGCGTGAGCGGACGACCGCGGACAATCTGGCGTGGCTGAAACGCTTCGCCCTGAGCATGCTCAAGCAGCAAGATGACAAGTACAGCATCGCCATGCGTCGCCGCGTCGCCGGCTGGGACCTCGACTACCTCGCCAAAATCCTCGGAATTCCCGTACTATAG
- a CDS encoding leucine-rich repeat domain-containing protein yields MAPFALLTLWKCKWKEGDFAEFRGHLKLTRLVIRQTSLTREEFDVISNLGQLRMISLADIQCSEEISCTFDKFDSLQWLRLEGSLFADKQAMAFLKNTSLKVVKLPRTSITDLTLSACATLSRMKELDLSDTAINGSGFADWKNEKSPILEHLEMRNTNLDSAGLMSLAVTVSVEWLDISHTKVTDAALQKCPQIKSLEILSLRGLTLSAAVKKHLQDRYYYVSP; encoded by the coding sequence GTGGCCCCATTTGCCCTGTTGACTCTATGGAAATGCAAATGGAAGGAAGGAGATTTTGCCGAGTTTCGAGGGCACTTGAAACTGACACGTCTTGTCATTCGCCAAACTTCACTTACTCGGGAAGAGTTCGACGTAATCTCAAATTTGGGGCAGCTTCGCATGATTTCCCTGGCGGATATCCAATGCAGCGAAGAGATTTCATGCACGTTTGACAAGTTCGATAGTTTGCAATGGCTAAGATTGGAAGGGAGCCTCTTTGCCGACAAACAGGCAATGGCATTTTTAAAAAACACTTCGCTAAAAGTCGTGAAACTCCCCAGGACTAGCATTACGGATTTGACACTGTCTGCGTGTGCAACGCTTTCCAGAATGAAAGAGCTGGATCTCTCAGACACCGCCATAAACGGAAGTGGATTTGCGGACTGGAAAAATGAAAAATCGCCGATACTGGAGCATCTTGAGATGAGAAACACGAATCTAGATAGTGCGGGGCTGATGTCCTTGGCGGTTACTGTTTCTGTGGAATGGCTAGATATTTCGCACACCAAGGTGACAGATGCAGCACTGCAGAAGTGCCCTCAAATCAAATCTCTCGAAATTCTCTCACTTCGTGGATTGACTCTTTCTGCTGCCGTGAAGAAGCACTTGCAAGACAGATACTATTATGTTTCCCCATAG
- a CDS encoding cytochrome c3 family protein, with translation MPQIFHPSMNTVARVSIFGAAFVVAGALGLLMLIVRSPYVTEVGVVRDQPAPFSHKHHVGDIGLDCRYCHTAAEDSSFAGVPPTKTCMNCHSQLFTDSVLLEPVRESFRTGEPLAWTRVHDLPDFAYFDHSIHLHKGVACVTCHGPVNEMPLMWRENTLHMQWCLDCHRHPEDFVGLREEVFSPLAEPLAVRTGDIDAAHDLLETYMIKSKTSCSTCHR, from the coding sequence ATGCCGCAGATTTTCCATCCCAGCATGAACACGGTGGCTCGTGTGAGCATCTTTGGCGCGGCGTTCGTCGTCGCCGGGGCGCTCGGCTTGTTGATGCTGATTGTGCGCTCCCCCTATGTGACCGAAGTCGGCGTCGTGCGCGATCAGCCGGCTCCTTTCAGTCACAAGCACCATGTAGGCGACATCGGCCTGGATTGCCGATACTGCCACACGGCCGCCGAGGACTCTTCCTTTGCCGGGGTGCCGCCGACCAAAACGTGCATGAACTGCCACTCGCAGTTGTTCACCGACAGCGTCCTGCTGGAGCCGGTCCGCGAGAGCTTTCGCACCGGCGAGCCGCTGGCCTGGACCCGCGTGCACGACCTGCCCGACTTCGCCTACTTTGATCACAGCATCCATCTGCACAAAGGCGTCGCCTGCGTTACGTGCCATGGCCCCGTGAATGAAATGCCCCTGATGTGGCGGGAGAACACGCTCCACATGCAGTGGTGCCTGGACTGCCATCGCCACCCTGAAGATTTTGTCGGCCTGCGAGAAGAGGTCTTCAGTCCGCTGGCCGAACCGCTGGCGGTCCGCACAGGCGATATCGACGCGGCCCACGATTTACTCGAGACGTACATGATCAAAAGCAAAACCAGTTGTTCTACCTGCCACCGGTGA